DNA from Tachysurus vachellii isolate PV-2020 chromosome 22, HZAU_Pvac_v1, whole genome shotgun sequence:
tttaGTGACCATTAGAAAAAAAGGCATAATTCCAACCAAAAGGAATTCAAgcaacaaatagaaaaaaaacggATGTGAGATGTTCTGTACCAGTTTCTGTCGGTCATCCACACTCTGTAGGTACTGCTCTTTCCCCTGCTGACTCTCGTCCTTCCTCTTCAGATACGGCTCAATCGACTTGTACTGGGCATAAAAGTTATTCATGTCCTaatatgagagagtgagagagagagagagagagtgagagagtgagagagagagagagagtgagagtgagagagagagagtaagagagagagagagtaagagagagagagagagagagagagtaagagagagagagagtaagagagagagagagagagagagagagagagagagagagagtaagagagagagagagagagagagagtaaaagagagagagagagagagagagagagagagagagagagagagagagagagagagagagaatgcagcAGTGTTTTCTTTCAGGATTTAAAGGAAACGTTACCCTGAGTGTCATCAGTTAGTTGAGTCAGGTTTGGTATGTGAACTTTCCTAACACACATTCAATGGGCCTCATGAATTTATGTTTTAGCAAAGtatttgtgtgaatgtttgtgtttaaaaagtgAACAGCATGTTTCTGACTCAGCTCTTTGACATGTAGTGACGGTGTGTGTAACATGCAGTGGCTTGGTGCTGGTTCTGAGTACGTACCGGTACCAGGTCTTTAACCACATACATGTGAGGCAGCGGATAAATCTTAGTCACTTTACTGGTGTTAGTGTCGATCCTGTTCAGGCACGCCAGTGTGTTCCCACCGTTAATGTTCATTGCACACGAACCGCAGATACCTGACCGAcaaccgacacacacacacacacaatattcacaCTAACATTCAACAAACGCATTTAAAGTCAAGTAGAATCTCTATAATGAACAGACTGTCCTGTGTTAATACTCAATGGACGTGATGATGGAGAGATAAGTTTAAACATGTTATGATGTTCTAATGTACATTTGTATGTCACACTGATTTACCAGACTAACACAGCTGTGTTACAGCCCCATGTGGAGCAGAGGAGTGCCGTTATTATTCACACCCTCACTATACATCTTACGTACATCCAGAAGATTATAAGCTATATATAAGTGTAAGATGATGACGCAGCTACAGCACAGATATCACAGGaagtgaggagagagtgtgtgtgtatgttatctGACCTTCTCTGCAGGAGCGTCTGAAGGTGAGAGTTGAGTCTACCTCATTCTTTATCTTAATCAAAGCGTCCAACACCATCGGCCCacacctacagagagagaggtggagggaAAAGGAGACGTGTTAATGTTGCTGATACAGAGATGTGtgctgtgttgtttgtgttacaataacaatcacactcacatgtCGAGGTCGACCTCGTACGTCTGCATGTGTGGTTTGTCTCCAGGCTTATCTGGATCCCAGCGGTAAATCTGGAATGTCTTAATACGTGGCTGAGCGGCTGCTGCTGC
Protein-coding regions in this window:
- the sdhb gene encoding succinate dehydrogenase [ubiquinone] iron-sulfur subunit, mitochondrial, whose product is MSAVCFSLRRCGVAVTRSTVLTVTARYAQAAAAAQPRIKTFQIYRWDPDKPGDKPHMQTYEVDLDMCGPMVLDALIKIKNEVDSTLTFRRSCREGICGSCAMNINGGNTLACLNRIDTNTSKVTKIYPLPHMYVVKDLVPDMNNFYAQYKSIEPYLKRKDESQQGKEQYLQSVDDRQKLDGLYECIMCACCSTSCPSYWWNGDKYLGPAVLMQAYRWMVDSRDEYTEERLAKLQDPFSLYRCHTIMNCTKTCPKGLNPGKAIAEIKKMMATYKEKKSATA